From the genome of Lepidochelys kempii isolate rLepKem1 chromosome 17, rLepKem1.hap2, whole genome shotgun sequence, one region includes:
- the PROCA1 gene encoding protein PROCA1, whose product MRAVALRLLCLLAAARGAESPGQPGPACAPAGSPGSGGRQPLGATWAPGRGRPEPAGGAARRRAKRGFTYPGTLWCGAGSNADSFEQLGEHRETDKCCREHDHCQHVIHPFTYQYGYRNLRWHTISHCTCDLRLKGCLRQVNDTASRVVGQAFFNVIQVPCFEFTYREQCVEPYLYIWCKKYNTVAIAVPRAPVLYEFGGELIDQVAAGSDRAPSSPAPQPSTPPPRESTGRWAPPPTKHPPPGQVVTRAMDSSQKSAPTGPKPESPTKNQRKGKGKKRGRKTMKGKGLKKKKVHSKIEVLGLPTPTADAASLLPKHLGLGELGNKLLDSGGKEDAFNAILNDAPIREETLTPHGTAQAENSDWGQWKTRPLPTLQPTFPAASRRKRRRERNGRKRLRKKAESLPRPV is encoded by the exons ATGCGGGCCGTGGCGCTGCGGCTCCTGTGTCTGCTGGCGGCGGCTCGGGGGGCCGAGAGCCCCGGGCAGCCCGGCCCCGCCTGCGCCCCCGCCGGCTCCCCGGGCTCGGGCGGGCGGCAGCCGCTGGGCGCCACGTGGGCGCCCGGCCGGGGGCGGCCGGAGCCGGCGGGAGGCGCCGCCCGCAGACGGGCCAAGCGGGGCTTCACTTACCCGGGCACCCTCTGGTGCGGGGCCGGCAGCAACGCCGACAGCTTCGAGCAGCTGG GAGAACACCGGGAGACCGACAAGTGCTGCCGGGAGCACGACCACTGTCAGCACGTCATCCACCCCTTCACGTACCAGTACGGCTACCGGAACCTCCGCTGGCATACCATCAGCCACTGCACCTGCGACCTGCG GTTGAAAGGCTGCCTGAGGCAGGTGAATGACACTGCCTCCCGCGTGGTGGGCCAGGCGTTCTTCAACGTGATCCAGGTGCCCTGCTTTGAGTTCACCTACAGAGAACAGTGCGTGGAGCCCTATCTGTACATCTG GTGCAAGAAGTACAACACCGTGGCCATTGCGGTCCCCCGGGCGCCGGTGCTCTATGAGTTTGGTGGGGAACTGATAGACCAAGTGGCAGCCGGCTCAGACAgggctccctccagcccagcgCCCCAGCCCAGCACTCCCCCACCTAGAGAGAGCACGGGCAGATGGGCCCCTCCTCCGACAAAGcacccacccccaggccaggttGTCACACGGGCTATGGACAGCTCCCAGAAGTCTGCGCCCACTGGGCCCAAGCCAGAGAGCCCCACCAAGAACCAGcggaaggggaaagggaagaagagagggaggaaaacCATGAAAGGAAAAGGGCTGAAAAAGAAGAAAGTCCATTCCAAAATTGAGGTGctggggctccccacccccactgcagatgctgcctccctcctccctaagcatctggggctgggggagctgggaaaCAAGCTGCTGGACTCTGGGGGGAAGGAGGATGCATTCAATGCCATCCTGAACGATGCCCCCATCCGGGAGGAGACCCTGACTCCACACGGGACAGCGCAGGCTGAAAACAGTGACTGGGGGCAGTGGAAAACAAGGCCTTTACCTACTCTCCAGCCCACGTTCCCAGCTGctagcaggaggaagaggaggcggGAAAGAAATGGAAGGAAGCGCCTGAGAAAGAAAGCGGAGTCTCTGCCCAGGCCTGTCTGA